The sequence below is a genomic window from Acetobacter vaccinii.
GGCTATGACGTGTTGATTGATGGTGCCCGGATTAGCCTTCCATCTGTATTTTGAGAAAATCGAGGACTATATAATGTGCTGAATTTCTATACATGGGGGGCATCCTCTCCAGAAACAGGAAGCAGCACATTTTTTAATCAGCCTGTAGCTCGAGTGATGCTTACCGTTCGGGAAACAAGCCTCGCCTGGGATTTCTGATCAGAACAGATTCAACACGGGGTCGGATGACCGATTTTCCAGCATTCGACTTCTGGATATGGTAGGGTTGGGTTTGAGATGAGGCTTTTCCCTGCAGATCTTCCCAACAAATTCCTACGTCTTTATGAAGTCTGCGTCGGCTTTCGATCAATAGAAATATGGGATTTGTAACCAAAAAACGTGATCGCGAGATTGATTGAGGTCATACTCCTATCTTCCTGCCCCTTGATGTTGGAAAATTTCAACGTCCAGAACGCATGGCGGTCTTTGTGAGACAGCTTTGTTGGCCATCCAGTCCTATGGATATCCTTCCAGAAAACTCGGCTTCTTAGTGCCCGTGTTGTGCCGCTAGGAGGTATCGTCAGTTAACGGTGTTGCCCCGGCCCGCGTAATTTTTCTTGTTTTGTGGTGTTTTCTCTCTGCTTTTCAGGGAAATATGCAGGTGCGCCGGTATGGTTTGAACGATGCTCAATGAGAACGGATCAAGGATATTCTTCCTGGTCGGGAGGGTAGTCCCTGGCGCGACCCGCCTGTCCGGTTCGGGAGTTGGAAGAACGTCCATCGCCAGTTACGTCCCTGGTGCGAAGGGGCGTTATCAAACGGGATTTTCCGGTACCTAGCTGTCGACCATGACAACGCATACATGGCGATCGATAGCACGATCGTTTGAACTCACCAGCATAGTGCGGGCGCTCATAAAAAAGGGGCGTGAACCAAGCTATCGGATGGTCCCGTGGCGAGCTAACCACGAAACTCCACGGCACTATCGATGCTACCGGAAAAGCTACGGCTCTTCTTCTGGCGCCCGGACAAAAAGCCGACATCGTTGAATCTGAGCCATTGCTCGATGAAGTCGATCCCGGGACCTTCCTTGCCACGGCTCAACTCGTCGCCGCTATCATCAGAATTAACCGACGACATGACCGAGTAAACTCAGGCTAGTTTAGTAACTTGATTTCCGTGTATTCACTATATATGACACTCGGAATATGTATTTTATAAATACGGTCTTTCGTCGTTATATTATCTGTGCCTGAAGGCATGTCATCATGTCTCTCGGCAGTTGTTCCTTCTTTTTCAAGCCGGACCTTTCGATGATTTCTGCTTTCTCTCTGTCCCGCCGCGCTTTGCTGGGCGTTCTAGTGATCGAGCCTTTGCTGCGCGTTGCGCACGCCGCCGAACAGAAGACCTTGCGGATCGGTATTATGTCCGGTGAGGACGAGGATATCTGGCGTCTGATCGCCACCCACGCTGCCAGGGTCGGTCTGACGTTGAAAATCGTGACTTTTTCGGACTACAACGCGCCCGACGAGGCGCTGGCAGAGCATGAACTGGATGCCAATGCCTTTCAACACGGTCCATTTCTAGAGGCCCAGAAGGCAGCACACGGTTATAGTATCGTGCCTGTGGGCAATACCTATTTCTCCCCGATCGGACTGTATTCCGCGCGCTGGCCGTCGGTGGCAGCCCTGCCAAAGGGGGCCGTGATCGGCGTTCCGAACGACCCTAGCAACGAGGGCAGGGCCTTGCGCTTACTGGAGACGTTAGGGCTGATCAAGCTGGCGCCTTCGGCCGGCTTGCTGCCCACAGCGCTGGATATTACCGACAACCCGCTCGACCTGTCGGTGAAGGAACTGGATGCTGGGATCGTGGGCCGCACGCTTCCCGACCTAGATGCTGGCGTTGTCAACACGAACTGGGCGTTCAAATCGGGTATCCAGATTGATAGGCAGCGGATCGGGCAGGAGGTACTGACCAATAACCCGTACGTCAATTTCGTTGCGGTCAATGAGGCGGATGCCAATGCACCTTGGGTCGCGCCGTTGATGGACGCCATCCACCAGGCCGACGTGCGGAAGGCCATCATCGATATCTACCAGAGCAGGATCATCCCGGCATGGTGAAGAACCTTCTCCGGGTTGAACATGCCACTCGCCGCTTCGGCAGCCACACGGCACTGGACGACGTCTCGGTTCAGCTCCGCTCCGGCGAGATACTAGGCATTATCGGTCGGTCCGGTGCTGGGAAAAGCACGTTGCTGCGGTGTCTGAACGGGCTGGAACGGCTCGATAGCGGGCGCATCCTGATCGAAGACCGCGATATTACAACCCTGCCCGAGCGCGAACTGGTACAGGTGCGGCGGCGGATTGGGCTGGTGTTCCAGCATTTCAACCTGCTGAATTCTCGCACTGTTGCCGGCAATATCGAACTTCCCCTCAAGATCGCCGGTGCACCCCGCGACAAGCGCCGGGCG
It includes:
- a CDS encoding MetQ/NlpA family ABC transporter substrate-binding protein, giving the protein MSAFSLSRRALLGVLVIEPLLRVAHAAEQKTLRIGIMSGEDEDIWRLIATHAARVGLTLKIVTFSDYNAPDEALAEHELDANAFQHGPFLEAQKAAHGYSIVPVGNTYFSPIGLYSARWPSVAALPKGAVIGVPNDPSNEGRALRLLETLGLIKLAPSAGLLPTALDITDNPLDLSVKELDAGIVGRTLPDLDAGVVNTNWAFKSGIQIDRQRIGQEVLTNNPYVNFVAVNEADANAPWVAPLMDAIHQADVRKAIIDIYQSRIIPAW